In a single window of the Enoplosus armatus isolate fEnoArm2 chromosome 15, fEnoArm2.hap1, whole genome shotgun sequence genome:
- the LOC139297525 gene encoding interferon-inducible GTPase 5-like → MATDDPCDFLEDKELLEEMKEAMNKSHAEGAAKIQEYLERQNNIPLNIGITGETGSGKSTFVNAFRGVDNKDEGAAPTGAVETTMEPTAYPHPNYPNVLLWDLPGVGTIKFPADEYLKHVEFEKFDFFIIISDTRFRENDVKLAQEIERMGKKFYFVRSKIDHNLRDEKESQREFNEERTLAQIRENCIQGLEKQGVKSPQVFLVSSRRLHLYDFKRLEETLERELPAHKRDALLFAMPNINLEIINKKKKALQAGIKYRAFVSAAIASAPVAGLSFAADVTMLADAVLMYQVTFGLDCKSLQNLAHSASVPLDDLIAVMTSPLAGKEISKELIVKLLALSAGEVTLMAAEEGSRFIPLFGIPIAMSFSFLSTYRVLNTFLDMLAEDAQRVFKRALGLNTSV, encoded by the exons ATGGCCACGGATGATCCATGTGACTTCTTAGAAGACAAGGAACTGttggaagaaatgaaagaagcaATGAATAAGAGTCATGCTGAAGGAGCTGCAAAGATCCAGGAGTATTTGGAGCGGCAGAATAATATTCCACTAAATATTGGCATCACAGGAGAGACAGGCTCTGGTAAATCCACCTTTGTTAATGCCTTTAGAGGAGTAGACAACAAGGACGAGGGAGCCGCTCCTACTGGTGCTGTAGAAACCACCATGGAGCCTACAGCATACCCCCACCCAAACTATCCCAATGTCTTACTATGGGATCTTCCTGGCGTGGGCACCATCAAATTTCCAGCTGACGAGTACCTGAAGCATGTTGaatttgaaaagtttgacttcttcatcatcatctcagacACTCGCTTcagagaaaatgatgtgaaGCTCGCTCAGGAGATTGAAAGGATGGGGAAAAAGTTCTACTTTGTTCGCTCCAAGATTGACCATAACTTACGTGatgagaaagaaagtcagaggGAGTTCAACGAAGAAAGGACTCTTGCACAAATCAGGGAAAACTGCATTCAAG GTCTTGAAAAACAAGGTGTAAAGTCTCCACAAGTCTTCCTGGTGTCCAGCCGTCGTCTCCACTTGTATGATTTCAAACGGTTGGAGGAGACCTTAGAGAGAGAACTTCCTGCACACAAGAGGGATGCTCTGCTGTTTGCCATGCCCAATATTAACCTGGAGATCatcaacaagaagaaaaaggctTTACAAGCAGGAATAAAGTACCGTGCCTTTGTTTCTGCAGCGATAGCATCTGCACCAGTTGCTGGGCTCTCTTTTGCTGCTGATGTAACCATGCTGGCTGATGCCGTCCTAATGTACCAAGTTACTTTTGGTCTTGATTGCAAGTCACTGCAGAATCTTGCTCATAGTGCAAGTGTGCCTTTGGATGATCTTATAGCCGTGATGACATCCCCACTGGCTGGAAAGGAAATAAGCAAAGAGCTTATCGTGAAGTTACTGGCCTTGTCTGCAGGTGAAGTTACATTaatggcagcagaggaagggTCCAGATTTATTCCATTATTTGGAATCCCAATAGCCATGAGCTTCTCTTTTTTGTCCACATACAGAGTTCTCAATACCTTCCTCGACATGCTTGCTGAGGATGCACAGAGGGTGTTTAAAAGGGCCCTGGGCTTGAACACCTCAGTGTGA